One genomic segment of Aquipluma nitroreducens includes these proteins:
- a CDS encoding GNAT family N-acetyltransferase — MKIEIIELSHRMNLLLDGITYFWNCWGNDSNYKFYKNCIENSLNDKNSLPKFYLALLENEIVGSYALLTNDIISRQDLMPWFACLFVNEEQRNKGIAEQLLQHGLTEAYKKDLKSFICQHISIPFTKTRDGNTLQMVTM, encoded by the coding sequence ATGAAAATTGAAATAATTGAATTATCCCATCGAATGAACCTTCTACTCGATGGGATAACATACTTTTGGAATTGTTGGGGTAACGATTCGAACTATAAATTTTACAAAAACTGTATCGAAAACTCGTTGAACGACAAGAATTCTTTGCCTAAATTCTATCTTGCATTGCTGGAAAACGAAATTGTAGGTTCTTATGCATTGCTAACTAACGACATAATTAGTCGGCAAGACTTAATGCCATGGTTTGCCTGTTTATTTGTGAACGAAGAACAACGAAACAAAGGTATTGCGGAACAACTGCTTCAACACGGACTTACAGAAGCATACAAAAAGGATTTGAAAAGCTTTATTTGTCAACACATCTCAATACCTTTTACGAAAACAAGGGATGGAAACACATTGCAAATGGTTACCATGTAG
- a CDS encoding HAD family hydrolase yields MRKKAIILDLDNTIYPVSSIGDRLFKSLFSLILESGEYTGDFGQIRFEIMRRPFQYIADEFSFSESLKANCFKLLANLTYDEKMQPFEGYQTLLTLPCRRFLVTTGYTKMQHSKIRQLGIANDFEAIFVIDPDQSNLTKRDLFEKILADYNLSIDDVLVVGDDLNSEILHAKALGIETVLYDYLSQYQESEYQNVIRNHKDLHLYL; encoded by the coding sequence ATGAGAAAGAAAGCAATCATATTAGATTTAGACAATACCATTTATCCGGTAAGTTCCATTGGAGACCGGCTTTTCAAATCGTTGTTTTCGCTTATTCTCGAAAGCGGCGAATACACAGGCGACTTCGGGCAAATCAGGTTCGAAATCATGAGAAGGCCATTTCAGTATATTGCCGACGAATTCTCGTTTAGCGAAAGCCTGAAAGCTAATTGTTTTAAGCTGCTGGCGAATCTAACCTACGACGAAAAAATGCAGCCTTTTGAAGGCTACCAAACGCTGTTGACACTTCCATGCCGAAGGTTTCTGGTAACCACCGGCTACACTAAAATGCAGCACAGCAAAATTCGTCAGCTCGGCATTGCAAACGACTTTGAAGCAATATTTGTGATCGATCCCGACCAGTCGAACTTAACCAAACGCGACCTCTTTGAGAAAATACTGGCCGACTACAACCTCAGTATCGATGATGTGCTGGTTGTTGGCGATGATCTCAACTCAGAGATTCTCCATGCCAAAGCGCTGGGAATAGAAACTGTACTGTATGATTACCTGTCTCAATATCAGGAATCTGAATACCAGAATGTAATTCGAAACCACAAAGATTTACATCTTTACCTCTAA
- a CDS encoding alpha/beta fold hydrolase, whose translation MKTKLLLILLVGTLLGQAQNSKLQNLDINLSTVKYPFDEHFLNLHNQNQDLKMAYMDIQPEKPNQKSIVLLHGKNFNGAYWQTTISELVRNGFRVIVPDQIGFGKSSKPQHFQYSFQQLALNTKTLLDSLHIDKTAVLGHSMGGMLATRFALMFPEITEKLILENPIGLEDYKQLTPYKPVDFWYKNELAQNYEKIKQYQLVFYYDNHWKPEYEQWVNLLAGWTLNKDYPLIAWNAALTYDMIFTQPVVQEFSLLKCPTLLIIGTRDRTALGKALASPEVQKTMGLYNELGKKTQQKIPNSKLIELDNVGHLPHIEAFERFICPLLKFMNE comes from the coding sequence ATGAAAACGAAACTATTACTTATTCTGCTGGTTGGAACACTGCTGGGGCAGGCACAAAACAGCAAACTCCAAAATCTGGACATCAATCTAAGCACAGTAAAATACCCGTTTGATGAACATTTCCTGAATTTACATAATCAGAATCAGGATCTGAAAATGGCTTACATGGATATTCAGCCTGAAAAGCCAAATCAGAAAAGTATTGTTTTACTGCATGGTAAAAACTTCAATGGAGCCTATTGGCAAACCACAATCAGCGAATTAGTGAGAAATGGATTCAGGGTGATTGTGCCCGATCAGATTGGCTTCGGGAAATCGTCGAAACCACAACATTTCCAATATAGTTTTCAGCAGTTGGCGCTCAACACCAAAACATTGCTCGACAGTCTGCACATCGATAAAACCGCAGTGCTTGGGCATTCGATGGGCGGCATGTTGGCTACGCGATTTGCCCTGATGTTTCCCGAAATCACCGAAAAACTCATCCTCGAAAACCCCATTGGCCTGGAAGATTACAAGCAGTTGACGCCTTATAAACCAGTTGACTTTTGGTACAAAAATGAACTGGCCCAGAACTACGAAAAGATCAAACAGTATCAGCTTGTTTTTTATTACGACAACCACTGGAAACCGGAATACGAACAATGGGTGAATCTGCTGGCCGGATGGACACTCAACAAGGATTACCCGCTGATTGCCTGGAATGCCGCGCTTACTTACGATATGATTTTTACCCAACCCGTCGTTCAGGAATTTTCATTGCTGAAATGCCCTACCCTGCTCATCATTGGCACACGCGACCGGACAGCCCTCGGGAAAGCGCTTGCCAGTCCCGAAGTTCAAAAAACAATGGGACTTTACAACGAACTCGGAAAAAAGACACAGCAGAAAATACCCAACTCAAAACTGATTGAACTGGATAATGTAGGCCATCTGCCGCACATCGAAGCCTTCGAACGGTTTATCTGTCCGTTACTTAAGTTTATGAACGAATAG
- a CDS encoding DUF5995 family protein yields the protein MLPEQITTIDEVIATLEIIISESEKDNDTSGYFAALYQKVTIKVKEGIASGSFEDGVRMEQLDVMFAKRYIDAYFSFKKGEPITLSWQKAFNFSSHYRPIVLQHLLLGMNAHINLDLGVAANEISKGKNIADLENDFNQINEILSSLVQNVEEGLSKVWPTLKLILKLAGKVDDFMVDFSMKLARNGAWKFANQLSASPVDQILSLIEIRDKKVAAKASIVTNPGTIATIILFIIRVMERGSVASKIRKLN from the coding sequence ATGCTTCCGGAACAAATTACGACAATCGACGAAGTTATTGCGACTTTGGAAATCATCATTTCAGAATCAGAAAAAGACAACGATACATCAGGCTATTTTGCTGCCTTATATCAGAAAGTGACCATCAAAGTAAAAGAAGGAATTGCTTCGGGTTCTTTTGAAGACGGCGTGCGCATGGAGCAATTGGACGTGATGTTTGCAAAAAGGTACATCGATGCTTATTTTTCATTCAAAAAAGGCGAACCCATTACACTTTCGTGGCAAAAGGCGTTCAACTTTTCGAGCCATTACCGGCCTATCGTTTTACAACATCTGCTACTGGGAATGAATGCCCACATTAACCTCGATCTGGGCGTTGCAGCTAATGAGATTTCGAAAGGCAAAAACATAGCCGATCTGGAAAATGATTTCAACCAGATCAATGAGATTTTGTCATCACTGGTTCAAAATGTTGAAGAAGGTTTATCTAAAGTTTGGCCAACCTTGAAGCTCATTTTAAAACTGGCAGGCAAAGTCGACGATTTTATGGTTGATTTTAGTATGAAGCTGGCTCGCAATGGCGCGTGGAAATTTGCCAATCAACTTTCAGCTTCTCCCGTCGATCAAATCCTTTCACTGATTGAAATCAGGGACAAAAAAGTAGCTGCCAAAGCAAGCATCGTTACCAATCCTGGAACGATTGCCACAATTATCCTGTTTATCATCCGGGTGATGGAACGTGGCTCGGTTGCCAGCAAAATAAGGAAGCTAAACTAA
- a CDS encoding NADPH-dependent FMN reductase: MTEKKKILAIIGSASQNSANQKLVDNLISLTKNELVFTIYDELKTLPHFDPELSIGNPPKSIIELRDKIDKADGILICTPEYVFSIPSGLKNAIEWCISTTVFSDKPSGLITASASGLKGHEELQLIMKTAMAQFTDETTLLIQGVKGKINNQGQIIDSKTTDNLKKFANAFIALVKNTHQ; this comes from the coding sequence ATGACAGAAAAGAAGAAAATATTAGCAATAATAGGAAGTGCAAGTCAAAATTCGGCAAACCAGAAACTTGTTGACAATTTGATTTCCCTGACAAAAAACGAGCTTGTTTTCACGATTTATGACGAATTAAAAACTCTTCCTCATTTTGACCCGGAACTTTCTATAGGCAATCCACCCAAATCGATCATAGAACTTAGAGATAAAATAGATAAAGCCGACGGAATTTTAATCTGCACGCCTGAATATGTTTTTAGCATTCCGAGTGGATTGAAAAATGCCATCGAATGGTGTATTTCGACAACCGTTTTTTCGGATAAACCCAGCGGACTTATTACTGCTTCAGCAAGCGGACTGAAAGGGCACGAAGAATTACAATTGATAATGAAAACTGCAATGGCGCAGTTTACCGACGAAACAACGTTACTCATTCAAGGCGTGAAAGGGAAAATTAATAACCAAGGGCAAATCATCGACTCCAAAACAACCGATAATTTGAAGAAGTTCGCAAATGCCTTTATCGCTTTGGTAAAAAATACCCACCAATAA
- a CDS encoding SusC/RagA family TonB-linked outer membrane protein, producing MKKNLYLFLIMLFVSLSAAAQRQTVTGVVRDKASNDVIPGASVLEKGTANGTTTGATGEFTITVSQSATLKISFVGMDALEVPVGNQTHIEVLLEESTEMLSDVVVTALGIKRDKKALGYAVQDMKGDEIRESNNSNIVTALTGKVAGAQIITSSGQVGASATIKIRGNKSLDGMSQPLFVVDGIPIMNNTSDARNSIRTDFGNSAMDIDPNTIESISILKGPSASALYGSRAADGVILITTKKGNLARKGFSVDVSSSLSVDRVGELPNYQNMYGQGYNGDEYNWKTNYSQYATYQAFHDAREFKWATDGTGRRMDYDESWGTRLDVGLLVDQMQGKQLPWVSNPDNVRNFYETGITTNNNIDLNMNNDRVTARFSVGYNSQKGTMPNTDQARLNLGLNSGFKVTDKFKIDVSLNYIDLSNNNLPQTGNSMRNPLVEFNSWFGRQVDMGYLKAHYNDIVDYNGTPMAFNWMMDYPTQHQNPYWIAYNNTMSRDRLRTMGNVSATYSIAKGIDLMGRIGTDYYTEKRFYKFPQYSRDWDTDLTKSAVNGTFWKQYQMLNETNADLILTIKRNITPAISSFITVGSNYRSSYDQYSTVSGTNLVIPNFFSTSNIEGTPSVSFTEYKKKTNSVFASANFGYKSYLFLDLTYRTDWSSSLPKTNWQYNYPSANLGFVFTEALKDLINFESSIISFGKLRAGYAIVGSDTSPYQLNPTFNTGGTPFNGVTLYTQSLSLPTANLKPQKTRSFETGLEMKLLNNRIGFDVAYYTSRTFNQILGVGVSAASGYSTWYKNAGEIENKGIEVQLSLVPVKYKDFEWSIDMTWSKNKNTVVKLEDGINQLQINTLYYNSNLMAFPGKAWGTIYGTDYQKNEKGQTLIGANGLPITTTSSVDLGNVNPDWVGGLRNTFRYKKLSMSILIDGRQGGDVVSMTKAVGQYGGILQNTVEGGIRENGMIVDGVYNSGVKINNVDVSGQANATRISARSYFKATRPWGSLAVVDGSFIKLREVNMNYTVNAAALQKVGISRLTLGLFGNNLALLYKDKSNDVNIDPEVSSGGSISGVGLEAYQLPVARTIGLKVNVSF from the coding sequence ATGAAGAAAAACCTTTACCTTTTTTTAATCATGCTCTTTGTTTCGCTGAGTGCAGCAGCTCAGCGGCAAACAGTCACTGGTGTTGTGCGTGACAAAGCGAGCAATGACGTGATTCCCGGAGCCAGCGTGCTCGAAAAGGGAACTGCTAATGGTACAACTACAGGAGCAACTGGCGAATTTACCATAACTGTCAGCCAGAGTGCCACTTTGAAAATTTCGTTTGTTGGTATGGATGCGCTGGAAGTTCCAGTTGGTAATCAAACTCATATCGAAGTACTTCTCGAAGAATCAACCGAGATGCTGAGCGATGTCGTAGTTACCGCTCTGGGCATTAAACGCGACAAAAAAGCCTTGGGCTATGCCGTTCAGGACATGAAGGGTGATGAAATTCGCGAATCGAACAACAGCAACATCGTAACCGCATTAACAGGTAAAGTTGCCGGAGCGCAAATCATTACTTCATCGGGTCAGGTTGGAGCTTCTGCAACAATCAAAATCAGGGGTAACAAATCGCTCGATGGTATGAGCCAGCCTTTGTTTGTAGTCGACGGAATTCCAATCATGAACAATACCAGCGATGCTCGAAACTCCATCAGAACTGACTTCGGTAACAGCGCCATGGACATTGACCCGAATACCATCGAGAGCATCAGTATTCTGAAAGGCCCAAGTGCCAGCGCCCTTTATGGTAGCCGCGCTGCCGACGGTGTGATTTTAATCACCACCAAAAAAGGAAATCTCGCCAGAAAAGGCTTTTCGGTTGACGTTTCTTCTTCGTTGTCAGTCGACCGCGTTGGCGAACTACCTAATTACCAAAATATGTACGGACAAGGATATAACGGTGATGAGTATAACTGGAAAACCAATTATTCGCAATATGCCACTTATCAGGCTTTCCACGATGCCCGCGAATTTAAATGGGCAACCGATGGTACCGGTCGCCGGATGGATTACGACGAGAGCTGGGGTACACGTCTTGACGTTGGATTGCTGGTTGACCAGATGCAGGGCAAGCAATTGCCTTGGGTTTCGAACCCCGACAACGTGCGCAACTTTTACGAAACTGGTATTACCACAAATAACAACATCGATCTGAACATGAATAACGATCGTGTTACTGCACGCTTTTCGGTTGGTTACAACAGCCAAAAGGGAACAATGCCCAATACCGATCAGGCCAGATTAAATCTGGGTTTAAATTCAGGATTTAAGGTTACCGATAAATTTAAGATCGATGTCAGCCTGAATTACATTGATTTAAGTAACAACAATTTGCCACAAACAGGCAATAGCATGCGTAACCCATTGGTCGAATTCAACAGTTGGTTTGGACGTCAGGTTGACATGGGCTACCTGAAAGCTCATTATAATGATATCGTTGATTACAATGGCACCCCAATGGCATTTAACTGGATGATGGATTACCCAACACAGCATCAAAATCCATATTGGATTGCCTACAACAACACCATGTCGCGCGACAGGCTTCGTACCATGGGAAATGTTAGCGCTACTTATTCGATTGCAAAAGGGATCGACCTGATGGGACGTATCGGAACCGACTATTATACCGAAAAACGATTCTACAAATTTCCACAATATTCGCGCGACTGGGATACCGACCTAACCAAATCGGCCGTTAACGGTACATTCTGGAAGCAATATCAAATGCTTAACGAAACCAATGCCGACCTGATCCTGACCATCAAAAGGAACATCACTCCGGCAATCAGTTCGTTTATAACTGTCGGTAGCAACTACCGCTCGTCGTACGATCAGTATTCGACTGTTTCGGGAACAAACCTGGTGATCCCGAACTTCTTCTCGACATCGAATATCGAAGGCACACCAAGCGTTTCGTTTACTGAATACAAAAAGAAAACGAACAGCGTATTTGCATCAGCAAACTTTGGGTACAAGAGCTATTTGTTTCTCGACCTGACTTACCGAACCGACTGGAGTTCAAGTCTTCCAAAAACGAACTGGCAGTATAACTACCCTTCGGCAAACCTTGGATTTGTATTTACCGAAGCCTTAAAAGACCTGATTAACTTCGAATCAAGCATAATTTCTTTTGGAAAACTTAGGGCAGGATATGCCATTGTTGGTAGCGACACCAGTCCTTACCAATTAAACCCAACGTTTAACACCGGAGGCACTCCTTTTAATGGAGTTACTTTATACACCCAATCGTTAAGCTTACCAACCGCCAACCTGAAACCACAAAAAACCAGAAGTTTCGAAACCGGTTTGGAAATGAAATTGCTGAATAACCGTATCGGGTTCGATGTTGCCTACTACACTTCGCGCACATTCAACCAAATTTTAGGAGTTGGCGTATCGGCTGCATCGGGTTATTCAACCTGGTATAAGAATGCCGGCGAAATCGAAAACAAAGGTATTGAGGTACAGCTATCGCTTGTTCCGGTTAAATACAAAGATTTTGAATGGAGTATCGACATGACCTGGTCGAAGAACAAAAATACAGTAGTAAAGCTTGAAGATGGCATCAACCAACTTCAGATTAACACATTGTATTACAACTCGAACCTGATGGCTTTCCCCGGAAAAGCATGGGGAACTATATACGGAACGGATTACCAGAAGAACGAAAAAGGCCAGACTTTAATTGGAGCCAATGGGTTACCAATTACAACAACCTCATCGGTCGATCTTGGAAATGTGAACCCCGATTGGGTTGGCGGGTTGAGAAACACCTTCAGGTATAAGAAACTAAGCATGAGCATATTGATCGATGGCCGTCAAGGTGGCGATGTGGTAAGTATGACCAAAGCTGTTGGCCAATATGGTGGTATTTTGCAGAACACTGTTGAAGGTGGAATCCGCGAAAACGGGATGATTGTTGACGGCGTTTATAATTCAGGAGTTAAAATAAACAATGTTGATGTAAGTGGACAAGCCAATGCTACCCGAATTTCAGCGCGTTCTTATTTCAAAGCCACACGTCCGTGGGGATCGTTGGCTGTTGTTGACGGAAGTTTCATCAAGTTGCGCGAGGTAAACATGAATTACACCGTCAATGCTGCTGCTCTCCAAAAAGTAGGCATCAGCAGACTGACACTCGGCTTATTTGGAAACAACCTGGCGCTTTTGTACAAAGACAAATCGAACGACGTGAACATCGATCCTGAAGTTTCGAGCGGTGGATCTATATCCGGAGTTGGCCTCGAAGCCTACCAGTTGCCTGTTGCCAGAACAATTGGGTTAAAAGTTAACGTTAGTTTCTAA
- a CDS encoding SusD/RagB family nutrient-binding outer membrane lipoprotein, with translation MKKIIILLGIVTLAFYSCTNDFEETNISPNSPTVAPATNVFGYSIQSIAQRFGSAELFYPGAFVGYTAKGTYNLVNRYAEVAPTSHWTNLYTLAIGNLNSVIKKAEADGNNNLKAAAMVMRAYAFQMLVDAYGPVPYSESGKLTDGITYPKYDTEKEIYTQLISSLKEANGLFNTSATQKIGVGDLLYSGNITKWKKFCNSMRLRLAIRISNVDPTTASTNIAEILNDATTYPVFTSNADNAILKFPGGDWLEPWASAYKSVPDVKIAKPIVSTMLDFADPRLPFYAQINAAGKYVGLEVGADANGTNESKVSVAFMQTDAGTVFFQRYSEVEFIRAEAAKRGFISTSAKTAYENGIKASFDEFAIPAAEYATYIAAPGTAWADDVKQIYTQKWIAMFRQCWEAWAEMRRTDVPQLAPAVNAAYAGHTRTPFRLSYPIEERNLNPNVPTSVTEKDMFWGYKIWWDTRTGIQ, from the coding sequence ATGAAAAAAATTATCATACTCCTCGGAATAGTAACTCTGGCGTTCTATTCGTGCACCAACGATTTTGAGGAAACAAACATCAGTCCTAATAGTCCGACCGTAGCACCGGCTACCAATGTTTTTGGATATTCCATACAGAGTATCGCGCAGCGTTTTGGTTCTGCCGAACTGTTCTATCCGGGCGCATTTGTTGGCTACACCGCCAAAGGAACCTACAACCTGGTTAACCGTTATGCCGAAGTTGCGCCAACCTCGCACTGGACAAACCTCTACACGTTAGCCATCGGCAACCTGAATTCAGTAATTAAAAAAGCCGAAGCCGACGGTAACAACAACCTGAAAGCCGCAGCGATGGTCATGCGGGCCTACGCATTCCAAATGCTGGTCGATGCATATGGACCAGTGCCTTATTCCGAATCAGGAAAGTTAACCGATGGGATAACTTACCCGAAATACGATACTGAAAAAGAAATTTACACCCAATTAATTTCAAGCCTGAAGGAAGCGAACGGCCTGTTTAATACTTCGGCAACCCAGAAAATTGGTGTTGGCGACTTACTCTACTCCGGAAACATTACCAAATGGAAGAAATTCTGTAACTCGATGCGTTTGCGTCTGGCTATCCGTATTTCGAACGTTGACCCGACAACTGCTTCGACGAACATTGCTGAAATACTGAACGATGCAACCACTTATCCGGTATTTACAAGTAATGCCGACAATGCCATACTGAAATTCCCTGGTGGCGACTGGCTCGAACCTTGGGCAAGTGCTTACAAATCGGTTCCTGATGTTAAAATTGCCAAGCCAATTGTTTCAACCATGTTGGATTTTGCCGATCCTCGTTTGCCATTTTATGCCCAGATCAATGCCGCAGGTAAATATGTTGGCCTCGAAGTTGGAGCCGATGCCAATGGAACCAACGAATCGAAAGTGAGTGTAGCTTTTATGCAAACCGATGCCGGAACTGTTTTCTTCCAACGCTATTCCGAAGTTGAATTCATCAGGGCTGAAGCTGCCAAACGCGGATTTATTTCCACTTCAGCAAAAACGGCTTACGAAAACGGGATCAAAGCATCGTTCGATGAATTCGCCATCCCAGCAGCAGAATACGCAACTTATATCGCTGCACCTGGCACTGCCTGGGCCGACGATGTAAAACAGATCTATACCCAGAAATGGATTGCCATGTTCCGTCAATGCTGGGAAGCCTGGGCCGAAATGCGCCGGACTGACGTGCCTCAGCTTGCACCAGCAGTAAACGCCGCCTATGCCGGACACACCCGCACTCCATTCCGCCTTTCGTACCCGATTGAGGAACGAAACCTTAACCCCAATGTCCCAACTTCGGTTACTGAAAAAGATATGTTCTGGGGATATAAAATCTGGTGGGATACTCGTACCGGAATTCAATAG
- a CDS encoding glycosyltransferase family 39 protein: MKTKHVVLSGLILLKFILQYTLIDPVYELHRDEFLHLDQAQHLAWGYTSVPPFTSWISWIILQLGNGVFWVKFFPALFGAITLLVVWKTIEELKGGWFALLLGAISVIFSALIRINMLYQPNSPDILAWTLLFFTILKFINSQNSKWLWYAGITFAFGFLNKYNIVFLLIGLLPAILITEHRTIFRNKHFYYAIILAALLIMPNLIWQYMNGFPVFKHLDELARTQLVNVNRFDFVKEQLLFFMGSLFVILAAFVAFFIYKPFRKYRIFGWSFLFIISLFVYLKAKGYYAIGLYPIFLAFGAVYLEQLLSGKRIKYVRPVILALPILMFFPLLQIAFPNRTPQEIRQHPEKYKDFGLLRWEDGKDHDLPQDFADMQGWKELAQKVDLAMASIPDKEHTLVLCDNYGQAGAINYYSAIKNISAVSMNADYINWLRLDQEIRNVILVQEASDDDPERNKEKPMFETVERVGEITNEFAREKGTAIYVLKNAKTDINEILRKEIAERKSRK, translated from the coding sequence ATGAAAACCAAACACGTCGTCCTCTCTGGGCTAATCCTGCTCAAATTTATTCTACAATATACGTTAATCGATCCGGTGTACGAACTGCACCGCGACGAATTTCTGCATTTGGATCAGGCACAGCATTTGGCCTGGGGATATACCTCGGTACCTCCATTTACATCCTGGATTTCGTGGATCATCCTGCAACTAGGCAATGGCGTGTTTTGGGTTAAATTTTTCCCGGCATTGTTTGGCGCTATCACTTTGCTGGTTGTTTGGAAAACCATCGAAGAACTGAAAGGCGGCTGGTTTGCACTTCTGTTGGGCGCGATTTCGGTTATATTCTCCGCACTGATTCGCATCAACATGCTTTATCAGCCCAACTCGCCCGATATTCTGGCATGGACATTACTTTTCTTTACTATCCTTAAATTTATCAACTCCCAAAACAGCAAATGGCTTTGGTACGCAGGCATTACCTTTGCTTTTGGCTTCCTGAACAAATACAATATCGTCTTTCTTTTAATCGGCCTTTTGCCCGCCATACTAATCACCGAACACCGTACAATTTTCAGGAACAAACATTTTTATTACGCCATAATACTTGCTGCTTTGTTGATAATGCCCAATCTGATTTGGCAATACATGAACGGATTCCCGGTTTTTAAACACCTCGACGAACTTGCCCGAACTCAACTGGTTAATGTCAACCGATTCGATTTTGTGAAAGAACAATTGTTGTTTTTCATGGGATCGTTGTTTGTAATTTTGGCTGCTTTTGTGGCTTTCTTCATTTACAAACCTTTTCGGAAATATCGCATTTTTGGCTGGTCGTTCCTGTTCATCATCAGCCTGTTTGTTTACCTGAAAGCAAAAGGTTATTATGCCATCGGCCTCTACCCTATTTTTCTGGCATTTGGCGCTGTCTATCTGGAGCAATTGCTATCTGGGAAACGAATAAAATATGTACGACCGGTAATCCTTGCGCTTCCGATATTGATGTTCTTTCCGCTGTTGCAAATTGCATTTCCAAATCGTACACCGCAGGAAATCAGGCAACATCCTGAGAAGTACAAGGACTTTGGTCTGTTACGCTGGGAAGATGGTAAAGACCACGATTTGCCCCAGGATTTTGCCGACATGCAGGGCTGGAAGGAACTCGCGCAAAAGGTTGACCTTGCAATGGCTTCCATTCCGGATAAAGAACACACGCTCGTGCTTTGCGACAATTACGGGCAGGCCGGAGCCATCAATTATTATTCGGCCATCAAAAACATCAGCGCTGTTTCAATGAATGCCGATTACATCAACTGGTTGAGACTCGATCAGGAAATCAGGAATGTGATATTGGTTCAGGAGGCCAGCGACGACGATCCGGAACGCAATAAAGAAAAGCCTATGTTCGAAACAGTTGAACGCGTTGGTGAAATAACAAACGAATTTGCGCGCGAAAAAGGCACGGCCATTTATGTCTTAAAAAATGCAAAAACCGACATTAATGAAATACTCCGGAAAGAAATTGCTGAACGAAAAAGCCGGAAATAA
- a CDS encoding alpha/beta fold hydrolase, which produces MKKILCFLTVLLTCMLNVSAQTDTISYGKNASAGHYAQINGIQLYYETYGSGEPLIMLHGNGGSIDAFRYQIPFFAKYYQVIAIDSRLQGKSGGSPDTISYEQMASDFCTLLDYLHIKSANVLGWSDGGIDGIIMAMKCPEKVKKLAISGANTVPDSTAVTNADIQGMKNFVANPGKASKTDVALTQMMIDQPNISYADLGKISCPVLVMAGDRDMIKAEHTLKIYQSIPGASLCIFPDSNHGVCQQHPDLFNATVLTFLSK; this is translated from the coding sequence ATGAAAAAGATACTTTGCTTTCTGACCGTATTGCTGACTTGCATGCTGAATGTTTCGGCACAAACTGATACAATATCCTACGGAAAGAACGCCTCAGCCGGTCATTACGCTCAAATAAACGGGATTCAATTGTATTACGAAACCTACGGGAGTGGCGAGCCTTTGATCATGCTTCACGGAAATGGAGGTTCAATCGACGCATTTCGCTATCAGATTCCGTTCTTCGCGAAATATTACCAGGTTATTGCCATCGATAGCCGGCTGCAAGGAAAATCCGGGGGTTCGCCCGATACGATTTCCTATGAACAGATGGCTTCCGACTTCTGCACTTTGCTGGATTATTTGCATATCAAATCGGCCAATGTTTTAGGCTGGAGCGATGGAGGAATCGATGGAATCATCATGGCGATGAAATGTCCGGAGAAAGTAAAAAAGCTGGCGATTTCGGGCGCCAATACGGTTCCCGACTCAACGGCAGTCACAAACGCTGATATTCAAGGCATGAAAAATTTCGTGGCCAATCCGGGGAAAGCCTCCAAAACAGATGTTGCTTTAACTCAAATGATGATTGACCAGCCCAATATCTCGTATGCCGACTTAGGCAAAATTAGTTGTCCGGTGTTGGTTATGGCCGGCGATCGCGACATGATTAAAGCCGAACACACTCTGAAAATTTACCAGTCTATTCCGGGAGCTTCTTTATGTATTTTTCCTGACTCAAACCACGGCGTTTGCCAGCAACATCCCGATTTATTTAACGCGACAGTGCTTACATTCTTATCTAAATAG